In one Gossypium hirsutum isolate 1008001.06 chromosome D09, Gossypium_hirsutum_v2.1, whole genome shotgun sequence genomic region, the following are encoded:
- the LOC107892964 gene encoding uncharacterized protein: MKIFKPSPSFNFLLALLIFTSVKNMVSKVEGGCELAVKGGGCPEVKQCVETCRPCYRGIGQITAFCRSAGGGIPFDECMCYFSHGAPCKLPAPPQCPGHPVVNNTTLD, encoded by the exons atgaagattttCAAGCCCTCTCCTTCCTTTAACTTCCTTCTGGCTCTCCTCATTTTCACTTCAG TgaaaaatatggtttcaaagGTGGAAGGAGGCTGTGAACTAGCTGTAAAAGGTGGCGGTTGTCCTGAGGTGAAACAATGCGTTGAAACATGCCGCCCTTGTTATCGAGGGATAGGGCAGATCACCGCCTTCTGCCGCTCAGCTGGCGGCGGGATTCCGTTCGATGAATGCATGTGTTACTTCTCCCATGGTGCACCTTGTAAACTACCAGCTCCACCACAGTGTCCGGGTCATCCTGTTGTTAATAATACCACTCTTGACTaa
- the LOC107891915 gene encoding 40S ribosomal protein S3a: MAVGKNKRISKGKKGGKKKAADPFAKKDWYDIKAPSVFTSRNVGKTLVTRTQGTKIASEGLKHRVFEVSLADLQGGDEDHAFRKIRLRAEDVQGKNVLTNFWGMNFTTDKLRSLVRKWQTLIEAHVDVKTTDNYTLRMFCIGFTKRRPNQVKRTCYAQSSQIRQIRRKMREIMTAQATSCDLKELVQKFIPEMIGKEIEKATSSIYPLQNVFIRKVKILKAPKFDLGKLMEVHGDYSEDVGVKIERPADETMAEAAPEVIGA; the protein is encoded by the exons ATGGCCGTCGG taagaACAAGAGGATTTCCAAGGGAAAGAAGGGAGGAAAGAAGAAAGC AGCTGATCCATTTGCGAAGAAGGATTGGTATGATATCAAGGCTCCATCAGTTTTTACGAGCAGAAATGTTGGGAAGACTCTTGTTACCCGTACTCAGGGTACCAAG ATTGCTTCAGAAGGACTCAAACACAGAGTGTTTGAGGTTTCACTGGCTGATCTTCAAGGAGGTGATGAGGATCATGCTTTCAGAAAGATTCGTTTGAGAGCTGAAGATGTTCAAGGAAAAAATGTTTTGACCAACTTCTGG GGAATGAATTTTACGACTGACAAGCTGAGGTCTTTGGTTCGTAAATGGCAAACTCTGATCGAAGCTCATGTGGATGTGAAGACTACTGACAATTACACTCTGAGAATGTTCTGCATTGGGTTCACTAAGAGACGCCCAAACCAGGTTAAACGGACTTGTTACGCACAATCCAGCCAGATAAGACAG ATTCGTAGGAAGATGAGGGAGATAATGACCGCGCAAGCAACATCTTGCGATTTGAAGGAATTAGTTCAAAAATTCATTCCTGAGATGATtggaaaagaaattgagaaagcAACATCGAGCATCTATCCTTTACAAAATGTGTTCATTCGTAAAGTCAAAATTTTGAAGGCTCCGAAGTTTGATCTTGGAAAGTTGATGGAG GTTCATGGTGATTACTCGGAAGATGTTGGTGTGAAAATAGAGAGGCCTGCTGATGAAACAATGGCTGAGGCTGCCCCGGAGGTCATTGGAGCTTGA